A genomic region of Antennarius striatus isolate MH-2024 chromosome 4, ASM4005453v1, whole genome shotgun sequence contains the following coding sequences:
- the fbxl22 gene encoding F-box and leucine-rich protein 22: MHLTQLNRECLLHLFSFLDKDSRKSLSLACHQLHEVFLDPHLWNLLHFSSLCELRRDNFVLGPSLRYLTVCWYSSRVQVCNIEDWLKTSFQKNLCSKHETLVSSFLARVCHMSTNLLSLTLSGCGHVTDEDVISVLQNCRKLRSLHLENCVRITDCSLDGMVIHGDSLKEVKIDFCRNITQTGLQAVREKRPDIQLSAYKSVDMIPDSKPEERMSHRRMVQNDVMKNLPVAGIRRNFGNYP, from the exons ATGCATCTAACACAGCTCAACCGTGAATGTCTCCTCcaccttttctcttttctggaCAAGGACAGCCGGAAAAGTCTGTCCCTGGCCTGTCATCAGTTGCACGAGGTTTTCTTGGACCCCCACCTCTGGAATCTACTCCACTTCAGCTCCCTGTGTGAGCTGAGGAGGGATAACTTTGTGCTGGGACCGTCGTTACGCTACTTGACTGTTTGCTGGTACTCCAGCAGGGTGCAAGTGTGCAACATTGAGGACTGGTTGAAGACCTCGTTCCAGAAGAACCTCTGCAGCAAACATGAAACCCTGGTCAGCTCTTTCCTGGCCCGTGTCTGCCACAT GTCTACCAACCTGCTCTCACTGACCCTGTCCGGCTGTGGACACGTCACAGATGAGGATGTGATCTCCGTGCTGCAGAACTGCAGGAAGCTTCGCTCCCTGCACCTGGAGAACTGCGTTCGCATCACCGACTGCAGCCTGGATGGCATGGTTATTCATGGAGACAGTCTGAAGGAGGTGAAAATAGACTTCTGCAGGAACATCACTCAGACAGGATTGCAGGCTGTCAGAGAGAAGAGGCCGGACATCCAGCTGAGTGCTTATAAGAGTGTGGATATGATTCCAGACAGCAAGCCGGAGGAGCGAATGTCACACAGGAGGATGGTGCAAAATGATGTGATGAAAAACCTTCCTGTTGCAGGCATCAGGAGGAACTTTGGGAATTATccgtaa